The genomic window TCGTGCCCAGTCAGATCAGAAATTAATAGATGATTTAACAGATAAATCATATTATATAACAACAAAAATGGACGGGACAAGCTGTACAATATATTTTAACAATGGACAGACCGGTGTATGCGGCCGGAATAAGGAGTATAAAGAAACAGATACAAGCAGTTACTGGAAACTTGCCAATATGTACAAGATACCTGAAAAATTAACAGAACTAGGTAAAAATATTGCATTACAGGGTGAATTCTGCGGTGAAAAAATTCAAAAAAACCGTTTGAAATTACAAAAGCCAAAATTTTTTATATTCAATGTTTATGATATTGACACTGCAACTTACTATAATTATAAAGATTTTAAAGATATTATTTCACATCTTGGACTGGAAACAGTACCTATGGAGGAAGAAGGGGAGAATTTTAATTATTCATTGGACGAGCTGCTTGAAAAAGCAAAAGGAAAGTATCCAAGCGGATTGGATAAGGAAGGGATTGTAATAAGAAGTCAGAGCATTACAGAGGATGGGAAATTTCTTTCATTTAAAGTGATAAATAATGATTTTTTGCTGAAGGAAAAGTAATAGGGAAATTTTTTATTACCCCGGCTTATTACAAAAGAAAAGCAGCATTTTTAAAATAGCTGTAATTAAGCGGTTGTTTTTTATATTAATGGCGATATGTATTTTAATATTTTATTTTGTTTGAGGAGGGATCAAATGATCAGAGGAAGAAATTATATTTTATTCGTGTTTATAGTTTTAGTTATGAATATCTCCTGTAGTAAAAATGAAATAAATCCGGCTTATAATGGAAAAAGCAGGTATAAAACTGCCGGAAATGCGATTTATTATGAAAAAAATATTTTGGAAAGTGTAGACCC from Sebaldella sp. S0638 includes these protein-coding regions:
- a CDS encoding RNA ligase (ATP), which translates into the protein MRKLVTIQKVKNILPIENSDFIELVEIMGWKCVVKKGEFNIGDLGIYFEVDSFLPITEKFEFLRNNSYTKNEIMGEGFRIKTAKLRGKVSQGLFLPLKDFPECEQLTEGTEVTELLGVKKWQMPEVEGAAGIEIGDKPYGIPTTDEIRAQSDQKLIDDLTDKSYYITTKMDGTSCTIYFNNGQTGVCGRNKEYKETDTSSYWKLANMYKIPEKLTELGKNIALQGEFCGEKIQKNRLKLQKPKFFIFNVYDIDTATYYNYKDFKDIISHLGLETVPMEEEGENFNYSLDELLEKAKGKYPSGLDKEGIVIRSQSITEDGKFLSFKVINNDFLLKEK